tgatctctagcgctatcttttttttactacgagctccgtgattgtgacataggaacgtactagtcacgtgactgattcattcgtaaaagcgaaacctgcgttttttttgtgcttttttgcgttttttttgttctctcgtttttcgctgaaaacactgcctctcgcctttctgaatgagagcggccacgcttcaacaattttgtcacgtgggtagtacacttctcaatttttttcgccacgcaactttcaaatcagttttttgaatttcacggtgtttgagctggaatatctttggttatacagaaccgattaaaacaagtaaggtgtcgttggaattagaaaaacacactctatcgattaaagcgaagtacatttggggtgtgtttaggccctttaagcgcttttatacaaatatacgtATCTCTGATCAATTACTATTGCGGACGCCTTAGAGTCGTCAATGCAAAACGgaataaatcaaattataCGCATTTGCCAATGCTGTCAACAGATGAATTgcattttaagaaataaaaacaggaataaaatacctttttaaattgttcacGACAAGCCTCCAGCCAATGCTGGTGGGTTTCTACTTGATAGATAAGAAACCCTTGTAGATTATTTttcaaacagataaaaaagaagaaacccTAACCTAAGTgtaccatggcctactaaagatatctttagtaggccatgagTGTACATATGCATACAAAAAAGGAGTATAACgtacaaataaacaaacaaaacgttCACTAAAAAGTAAATGAGAACTATCAAATTTTCGCGCGGTTTACAATGGTTTGTTTGAAGCAGAGCCAGCTCCAGTTTCGCCATGTTCgtccttttttctttttgaggacgatctatgacgtcattataaaTCGCGTGCTCGCCGTTGTGGCGGTTGTGCCAGTAAATACTGTGCGATGTATTTGTATTTCCCTTTGCGCATTTGTTGCATGTTTAGGCTTGAATTacttacaaaaacatttaaattgttaatttagTGTATTGAATTGAATTCACAGCACGTGGTGATAAAGAAATTGTGGTAATATAGGTGTTGCATTTGTCTTAAATTCTTAACAATGTTGTTATTGCAGCTTAGTTGATTTATCACAGAATGTCTTGTacaatacaaaatttttaatgttataatgtTAAGGAAATTAATAAACACTACATGGGCAGGCCAGCTTCATATATTAGGTAAGCTTTTGCTTGTAAATGCGTTATGCACATTTTGCTGTTTAAACTCCTATTCATTTAATGTTACACATGTCACTCAAATCTAATGTAAAGCAGTCTGgaattacaatatatttttaaattatttaatggTAGTCTGTACTGTACAATAACTAAGCTAGTAGCTTAAATATAGAGTTATATTATGTATCTTGAATTTAAGATCATTTTAATTATGTAACTGACAACTGTATTGTGTAAAACATAGCTATCTATTGCAGGCAAGTCAGTATTCAGTGAGCATACATCAAAGCTCCATACATCTATTGCGATCTGTGCAAAAAGAAATCCCTTTCTTGGTAAATTGGAGGAAAGCTTTAATCAATCTTCAAGAAGTGAAGAAAAGAGCAAGAAACAAGGTAAAAGTTTACTAATTTAGGAGCCAAATGTTCCAGTTTATTAGTAAAACTCAGTATTATATTATGAAGTCAGTCTTTtagttgtaatatttaaaatttagtgtGGTGATGGCctaactgtggcctaaatctcaggtctccTTGAATGCTTCGGCATTGAaacttacccatatagaatataataaaaacctCTTGGTTTaaactagggatgcacattacagaatttcgaatccatgagattcgaatccttttgtattcgaatctaattacgggattcggtattctgtttaatgacgtcatcacacgtcttctcataaactatattaacaatttttgcaaattaataattttgaaaaattttttttgtgtgtttgtgggactttcgagagtaaacgttttgcaacgcttttcatagcctgctatacgtttcatgacgccaaaattacccaatagtacaatttttgatcatttttcagctcatgatccaacaaggctactataaaagagtctataaactgacttatgtgggtaatattattttttcctataaatataaaaagattcgaaattctagattcggaataaagtattctaggatatcctagaatacttaattattctgtaatgtgcatccctagtttaaaagttagtatatatattCCACATTGTTTTCTAAGGTATCAAAAACTACCTGAAGAAGCATCAAAGATATGCTGATTACAACTACCAAGAATGGAGGTTTCCAAAGTCTAACAGAGCAATTGATATATCATGTACACGTatgtttaactgttttatttcttaGTTTTCCTGACACCCATGAATGATGTAAGCAACATGATGAAAAACCAATATTTTCTGGTTTCAAAGCAAGCACTATAATCACTGTaatgcattttttgtttattctacTATGTGTGTCCTAGCCAACCACAACAttactataaaaataaaaggtatGTTTGATTCataatatttcttaaaaaatttgaAGGAGACATAATCCAGCCTTATGAAGATGACAACAGTGGTTCAAAAAGTTCATTGTCTGTTCGGAAGAAGCTATCAGACCTTCGTCATGATATATTACAGTCAGTTAGATGTAATTAGTGCTAAAGTATATATCATATAAACTCCAACTGTATCCTAATAATAAAGTTCttaattttgaattaaaatctTCAAGTTAACCTATAACCGGTAAAAAACATTGGTTTTGTTATGAGTATCATAAAAGtgttttctatttataaaatttccatAAAATTCTTACTTAACATGTCATGTCTGTTGACACACtgttatatttgatttaaaaactgtcattTAATTGTACGAATTTGATTTTGTCAGtgctgttatgttttaaaacctaattGTTTTTCAGTAATCGAATCGTAAAGAAAAGAGTTGATAATTTTCATCGGAAACGCTTTCCAGCAGAGGCACAAGATATTTACATTAAAGCTCATAATCTTCTGAATACCCCAAAGTAATTAGAATACTATAGTAAGAGTAACATGTGTACTAGactagtaatatatatatatttatgtatatatataagaatatGAAATTGGCTTAGGCACCAAACCTAGGGTGGTAGGAAAAAGGAATGCATTTACCTGTCAACATtgcaaacaaatttgttttgcattttaagaGTTTGGAGCCTATGaaaattaatatgtttttttttgatatagCTGGACGATAGTAAATCAAGAAGATACAGAAGAGAGATTACAAAACTTGGTAACAGAGCATGCGTATACCgtaagtaaaatatgtttttatttaatgtctatgtgaaaatcaaaaaattaccatttttaaactaaacagttCCCTAACAATGTACTTACAGCAATAACCTACAATGAAATGTATTGCAGTCTGCAATTTAAGTAGGATATGCACAAACCTACAGTTAGTGCAGTatgtatttatgtaaaaacaaagttatctGAAAATTGATAAGACTCTCAAATTCCACTATTTACTCTTATTTTAACCAGGATATGGTGAAGGGTCTTGACTCTAAAACAGTTATATGGAAGTGGAATGAATCGTTAGAGCCGCCACGTGTAGTTCGAATTCGTGCAAGTCCTATGATCACTAATAACAATTATTATGGTCAAGTTACTGTCCGGTTTCATTCAAAACAGGCAAGGATATGCTTCTCATTTGAATATAAGTTTCTGGTATAATAATTGAAGTTTTTGGTTtatactgttgttttgttgtatagttttatttttgttgaaatctaatatttgtttgtatttaattagaaTGTATTGTAGACACTTGCAATCTATGATCGGTTTGGTCGTCTCATGTATGGATCACCTGATGAAGCCAGGAATGTCCTGGAGTTTGTAGTGTTTGAACGACACATTTCACATCCATATGGTTGTTGGAGAATACATGGAAAAATATCATCGGATTCTTATCAAAAAGAGCCTATGAGAAAGGTATTTTACAGATTATAAAGTATTAGGGTAAACTTGTGCCGTTTTTATGTGATAATGTTGAAGAAAAGTCTGTGATCATTTTTCTGCTGTCAAATGCAAGTAATAAGAtggtatttatgttttatagaCTGTAGcatttatgaaacaaaagcCACAACGCATAGAAAGTTTAGAATGGCATGAACaggaagaaaaagaaaatcacTACAAGTGGTATCCAGAACGATATGTAAGTTTTACGCACaattatattactttttatgtgaacattttgatttttttacctCTATTAATTTAACTGATGTCTTCAGCATTATATTGCCAAGAAAGAGGCACTTAAGTACATAAGAAGAGACTCAAAATACTGGGGGAAACGGAGGAAGAAGAGAATTTACACTCATCATAAAGCACCAGTTGTACGGTTAAGGGGTCCTGTTGCACGACTAGTTCGCCGAAAACGAAACATAGTTCGTGAAATGAGAGAGCATGGAAAGTTGCCTTATCCACCAAGGGACCAAGATTCTTAATTCAAACTCTGTCTTCTTTGTGACAAGAGTTTTTTTTGCTGCTTTTCTAtttcaatataatataaaagtagATTTGGCATTTGCATTCTTGCTTAGCAATAAGAACACAGTGGAGatcatttacattttaactGAAAAGGGTAAGCTATGgcctaaacaaaacaattcagCCTTGCAGTTGTgtgatgtttgttttttttggaaaacttaCACTGAGGGTGCATAGTTGACTAAcaaaagaaatgtaaaatgaTGCAATACAAACAATCGtgtacattaatttaaaacgttCACAGCAACCATTCTTTTGATGGCTGTAATTCGTGTATGTTAACCATTTTGGTTGGctttttttttaacgtttGTACTTCCGTAAACTCCGTAACGTAGTAGCTTCCTTTATGGCTGAACCAGTAACGCACTGTCGCAAGAGCGAACAGGACTAGCGCCAGTATAGCAATCACAGTTAccactgttaaaaaaaagaagtataaacaaacaaagaaacctTTTGTAGCAACAACATGTACTTGCCTGCTAGGATAGTCTTGCTGGCTGTATAGTTTGGAAAAAGATCGGAATCGCTCACCGCAGGATAAGCTGTTGTCACTTCGTTTGCTACATACGGTTTATCATTGAGACGACCAATGCTAGACAGTACAGTTGTGACCTGATTTGACGTGTGGTTACCTGGAAAACGCAATCACCATTTACTGTAATCATGTCACCTTTTTTCACTAAGTGCCTTTGCAACGAATTACTAAAGCAACACCCGGCTGTCttgataaattaaatacatttagaTTATAATAAACAGTGTGATTATCTATCAGGAAAGATGTAGTTTACTAGGAACTACTAAACATACAAAGCATGCGGCATGTGTATTAAATGTTTGCCATCACCGCATGCAGTACCTAATTGGCTTGACTATTTATATAGATAACACGTCAACAACCTACCGTTATCGCTGACCGAGTTGTTCCATCCACTACCAATACTTGTATCGTCCTCGTCGTCTCCTGGAAACACCGTGCTTAAAACCATAACTTAGTTGAACTGCTCCACTGCTTCAgtataaatatacaagttCCGTATCAGTTTACAGCCACCAAAACATGCACAGCCTTACAGTGGTTAGGCACTTCTATACACAAACACGCATACTGTCAGTGAACTGTCTCTTGCTGATTTAGATGCCAGTCTTACGCTATATTTGGCACTACCTGACTCATTGATCTGCTGCCAGCTTTCAGTCTACCAGTTCGATTAAGCCTGCACTGTGTGATGTAACACGCTTGCATTGTTGCGCTGGTCGGCGTGACTGCTGTGGAGTATTTCCGGGCTTCAATGGTGGCGCTGACTGGCAGAATTAAACCATTTTACACGAGACAGCAAAGCTGTGTGCGATGACAGCGTAATGGCCTTTCCTAATATTTTACAAGCAGTAATGGGAGACTGATCTAAGGGCTTCAATTGAAGCGGTGATAAATTCTGCAGGCTCCCGTATACGCATTCCTGCATTATTTATGAGCTGTTTCATTCGAATTATGACTGAAGGCACAATAGCGGCCCAGCAAACGGAATTTATAGTGTAAACACATACTATGGCTATGGCATATAAATGATACACGCAACATTGTTCACCGATCTATTCTATCTGTTACAGTCGAATGCAATATcgattttatttctattttttctgtGATTGCGAATTTATGTCCCGACCTGATATCGATTTTTCTGCAATGCGACGCTTGATAAGCATGTCGCTGTTTTGATAAAGGGCCTGCCAGTTACAAGCACACGAAAGCAAGAGAAATTGTTATACTACTGTAATGGCGTACTAATGTAACCTAATACTACGTTAATGCGTATTTACACCACATGGCTACGATTAATCACTCACCGCGGGACCACAAAGCCCAATAACAACATACACCACACAATACAATacaaacacaaacacattGCAAGTGTTTCTTTccttatttttaactgtatccTTATGCATAcgtatggtatatatatatatatagcagggtgggggaagatggaacaccttttcgtttagttttcttatttcattagtagtaaacaaagaacattcaatgaattataaaaccgtatctttacgacttccacagaccgttggctctttggatattatgtgttaaaggtgtcccatcttctcccactttactatattgtaataaatcCAATAAAAAGTGAGCATACAAACCCCGTGCGATTTACGTGTAAGCCATTATTTGCCTTTTGTGTGCGGTAACTGAAGCATTCCCTTATGTTAGGGagattttgtaatttatattaaggGCCCAGAAACGGAAATTCAGTTATACCGACTTAATGTCGCCGCATGTACAGCGAAAACTAATTACGTTTACTGATCCGCCAACCAGAAAGCTTACTTCGTTacctatgtatatataaaggCGTGGAAACGGGAGAAATCTTAAAATGGGGACCGAAACACCGCAGGGAAAAAGCTGAGTTACAAATACAGTTCTTGCTCATTTCTCCTAGAATGCCTTCGTCTCATTACAATGTAATGAAGTAATAATgattacatcataatcacgCGTTTCCTATCTTGGGatgatattgtgttttttttttgtgaaaacattacaaaaaaacaaagagaataaGAAGGCCAGTTCTGCAGTATAGTAGGGAGAGTTTCGAGaagaaaattacaaatttacgTCAATGCACAGCAGTTGGTGGTAATAAACTGACAGATGTTTTGATAAGCAGCATAAGGTAGGCGGAAGATAACAGCCGCAATTTGCCTCGGGTCAAACGTAAACCACCTTGAATATAAGATCACGTCACTGGTTTCATATTCTGAGATCTTGTGAGAAACCTTAGTGCATGGAAATCCCCAGCAAATCATTATATAAAAGCGTGTTATTAAATCTAGATTATATAGTGTAATAGTCTTCTGGTGCTATCTGTGTATCCTACTTCTTAAGTCGGCAAGAGTCAAGCAAAGCTTTAAAGTTATGGAAATTGTACGAACACAGATCAAGTACTCACTTTTTTACGGCTTAGCGGTGAgtaaatggttttaaattaGGCTAGAATACATACAGATACAAAAACTAACTCTTTGCTTTTCAGCTTGGTGAAATTTTGCTCGGGCTTGTTATGATTGGAATTGGAGTTATACACACTGCGTATATCAATAACTTTGCAACAGATCCTCAAATCGCATTTTATGCAATTGTAATTTACTATATTGCTATAGGTGCAACGTTGTGGTGTGGGATATGggtaagtgtgttttataaactgtttagAAACGAATAAATTGTAGATTTAACTTACAGACAATTGTGGCTGGCAGTTTGGGAGTTCATGCAGCGAGTATGCAACCCAGTTTGTTCCAGGTAATTATGCCTATATGTAATTAGaacatgaaaatatatatacaaattccACCTGCGCTTGCTTAAGTGCTTTTACAAACCTAATAGGCAGGTTGAATGAacgtagcttatttatcccgCGGGACGGGGCAAccgcagttgttataacactgctACTCTGTTTTCACACTGTACTTATACCCTCTTTGTGcttgaaatatgttttaaagcaGTGCGGTTATCTTATTCACTAAGGACACACGCCCTATATTAATATTGGCATTTTTGGCTTGTCTTATCCTTTCTAATATTCAGCATTCGTTTATAGATTAGTCTTCATATGGGCTTTGCCGTCGTTTCAGCAATCAGTGCACCAATGCTATGTTGGGTTTCTGTGATACTTCTTGTACTTTCAGTAAGTGAATATTCAtgcttttatttcttt
The sequence above is drawn from the Ciona intestinalis unplaced genomic scaffold, KH HT000233.1, whole genome shotgun sequence genome and encodes:
- the LOC100182225 gene encoding membrane-spanning 4-domains subfamily A member 8-like isoform X1, whose amino-acid sequence is MEIVRTQIKYSLFYGLALGEILLGLVMIGIGVIHTAYINNFATDPQIAFYAIVIYYIAIGATLWCGIWTIVAGSLGVHAASMQPSLFQISLHMGFAVVSAISAPMLCWVSVILLVLSIHSAFFLAFFTTSVLISFAAFAFSVISACNSHSIITSISISTTSNEYSHDILDNYSDTKSMISSIAA
- the LOC100186983 gene encoding 39S ribosomal protein L45, mitochondrial-like encodes the protein MLRKLINTTWAGQLHILGKSVFSEHTSKLHTSIAICAKRNPFLGKLEESFNQSSRSEEKSKKQGIKNYLKKHQRYADYNYQEWRFPKSNRAIDISCTRDIIQPYEDDNSGSKSSLSVRKKLSDLRHDILHNRIVKKRVDNFHRKRFPAEAQDIYIKAHNLLNTPNWTIVNQEDTEERLQNLVTEHAYTDMVKGLDSKTVIWKWNESLEPPRVVRIRASPMITNNNYYGQVTVRFHSKQTLAIYDRFGRLMYGSPDEARNVLEFVVFERHISHPYGCWRIHGKISSDSYQKEPMRKTVAFMKQKPQRIESLEWHEQEEKENHYKWYPERYHYIAKKEALKYIRRDSKYWGKRRKKRIYTHHKAPVVRLRGPVARLVRRKRNIVREMREHGKLPYPPRDQDS
- the LOC100182225 gene encoding uncharacterized protein LOC100182225 isoform X2; the protein is MEIVRTQIKYSLFYGLALGEILLGLVMIGIGVIHTAYINNFATDPQIAFYAIVIYYIAIGATLWCGIWISLHMGFAVVSAISAPMLCWVSVILLVLSIHSAFFLAFFTTSVLISFAAFAFSVISACNSHSIITSISISTTSNEYSHDILDNYSDTKSMISSIAA
- the LOC101242496 gene encoding uncharacterized protein LOC101242496; the encoded protein is MVLSTVFPGDDEDDTSIGSGWNNSVSDNGNHTSNQVTTVLSSIGRLNDKPYVANEVTTAYPAVSDSDLFPNYTASKTILAVVTVIAILALVLFALATVRYWFSHKGSYYVTEFTEVQTLKKKPTKMVNIHELQPSKEWLL